In one Plasmodium falciparum 3D7 genome assembly, chromosome: 14 genomic region, the following are encoded:
- a CDS encoding zinc finger protein, putative, with translation MMDKNYGVEGETFQNAYQKIVLKDRILNEKEKEIRKNHLFEISKIKDYNLITHYEYILKLHYFNSNINVLNIYRLVTHDYEKKFEEIAYSLKSNILLSLLDINEIKQTDNSMINYFIHNYNDMKNFTYVIGNQKYPIGFQKNSNETFQIYVFKIIPNKTLLLNKKNVQDVLSSAEIPNGYDSIAIEEKLYYENVEIKGNEQEKVCYKENKNDVDRSGCNKREGDNNINNNNNNNIYNNNYYNNSGLKNNYSYIYKVRNSEQILPLYLIEFEFKCLRVDISIPVCEYCYSTKAITYCYNDKVHLCDICDIKHHEKNKILKNHKRIHISESPYQFGKCPYHINELIESVCMKCFCTLCPSCILIGTHSKCFDQDDDNNNHPIMNIKDAFILSNQRKSLSDISLQNRKTRILQLLKKKHKLLSEIYSNYSSLQKRIDMLYQYIINEIKFLKKKKINFLMSLKRAVLSELLIIEWMEAFFFHTKLSLNISNFIIYQKKHQLLMNYLINNKNNKHHHHHHLLKYIPQWLMDKISVHSNLYIFQDHFNNILNINNSDKNENDKKYRSLNNITKNKINGSHLIHQNSYTHTKKLDSIYNINNMFDNNNRNAFSLYDQANVNDNQVLNKICKMKSNHILFDNNNHDENIVYSKLVDKTKLVQNNNLQDNKNNYHTDVNRNYNKNNTTHFMNNTFYEDNYFMDELNKDNNNIISEEHGVTSDYTSIINISQDYNNSTTNILYNIFNNNNNNNSNSCNCCNSFDYSMYCTQHDTNMKTLKNTYIYKELWKNLMNYKYINVIHILKAQNKKYSFQLISSFLNISNYYKSLEDFVKHIIKHEVYTLLNKNIECHTKMKITYLLDNITTLLCINNLKLAFIIDTHITTCYSEIQQNEKQFLIDVENIKQNDLVLYKTYLQQKNNYNQRFIDKDVKNEEHVMDAQNEETIHDDQKMEINIEEKINQNEFIMQQTLNSKKVSFTESENKEKQSVIEDTKDNVHYDNTIMDEEQVKDINAVKKYDISKSIDYNNIFNNDNDICIDKLISDKEKNELATLKIIKDYVYIYLEKVINDIINISHKDLNDSIRFLFYTIHDEIDGINKQIIYEKKFSIHTLTLCLDLFINSILYPYIFYIHELNVQNKNMTENNIYQKVLIIFGQTLREISIYIFQIYNLGMYDNNLKVFVNNIKNNNMLKKRITNENMFFLDVAQKLFNWIIKNLESPRYYSPLKWYYGESIEKSYKNVVQEIINIDKSSSIKCVNENVDYNILFSTTNFKDILTLCYSINKEWKLNI, from the exons atgatGGATAAAAATTATGGGGTGGAGGGAGAGACATTCCAAAATGCATACCAAAAGATTGTATTAAAAGATCGTATATTAAATGAGAAGGAAAAGGAGATAAGGAAAAATCACTTATTTGAAATAAGCAAAATAAAAGATTACAATTTGATAACacattatgaatatatattaaaattacattattttaatagtaatataaatgtattaaatatatatagattggTTACACATGACTATGAAAAAAAGTTTGAAGAAATAGCATATAGtttaaaaagtaatatattattaagttTATTAGATATAAATGAGATAAAGCAAACTGATAATAGtatgataaattattttatacataattataatgatatgaaaaattttaCATATGTAATAGGAAATCAAAAGTATCCAATTGGGtttcaaaaaaatagtaACGAAACAtttcaaatatatgtattcaaAATCATACCtaataaaacattattattaaataaaaaaaatgtacaagATGTTTTATCAAGTGCAGAAATACCTAATGGATATGATTCTATAGCAATTgaggaaaaattatattatgaaaatgttGAAATAAAAGGGAATGAACAAGAAAAGGTATGttataaggaaaataaaaatgatgtagATAGAAGTGGTTGTAACAAAAGGGAAggagataataatattaataataataataataataatatttataataataattattataataatagtgggttaaaaaataattatagcTATATTTATAAAGTTCGAAATTCTGAACAAATATTACCCTTATATTTAATTGAATTTGAATTTAAATGCTTAAGAGTTGATATAAGCATTCCAGTATGTGAATATTGTTATAGTACCAAAGCAATTACTTATTGTTATAATGATAAAGTTCATTTATGTGATATATGTGATATAAAACATcatgagaaaaataaaattttaaaaaaccaTAAACGAATACATATATCCGAATCACCTTATCAATTTGGTAAATGTCcttatcatataaatgaattaataGAAAGTGTATGTATGAAATGCTTTTGTACTTTATGTCCTAGTTGTATTTTGATAGGTACACATTCAAAATGTTTTGATcaagatgatgataataataatcatccaattatgaatattaaagATGCCTTTATATTATCGAATCAAAGAAAATCATTAAGTGATATATCTTTACAAAATAGAAAAACACGTATTTTgcaattattaaaaaaaaaacataaactCTTATCAGAAATTTATTCTAATTATTCTTCTTTACAAAAAAGAATAGATAtgttatatcaatatattatcaatgaaatcaaatttttaaaaaaaaaaaaaatcaatttTTTAATGTCATTAAAAAGAGCAGTATTATCAGAATTATTGATTATAGAATGGATGgaagcttttttttttcatacaaaattatcattaaatataagtaattttattatatatcaaaaaaaacatCAACTACTTATGAATtacttaataaataataaaaataataaacaccatcatcatcatcatctacTCAAATATATACCACAGTGGTTAATGGACAAAATTTCCGTTCATTcaaatttgtatattttccaagatcattttaataatatattaaatattaataattcagATAAAAacgaaaatgataaaaaatacagATCTCTCAATaacataacaaaaaataaaataaatggtTCCCATTTAATACATCAAAATAGTTACAcacatacaaaaaaattagacAGTATTTATAACATAAACAACATGttcgataataataatagaaatgcattttcattatatgatCAAGCAAATGTAAATGATAACCAGgtgttaaataaaatatgcaaAATGAAAAGTAATCATATTCTTTTCGATAATAATAACCATGACGAAAATATAGTATACTCAAAATTGGTCGATAAAACAAAACTTgttcaaaataataacttacaagataataaaaataattatcacACTGATGTAAATAGGaactataataaaaacaatacaaCTCATTTTATGAACAATACATTTTATGAAGATAATTATTTCATGGACGAATTAAAtaaggataataataatataatatcggAGGAACACGGAGTGACTTCTGATTATACatctataataaatatatcacaagattataataatagtactacaaatatattatacaacatatttaataataataataataataatagtaatagttgTAATTGTTGTAATAGTTTTGATTATTCAATGTATTGTACACAACATGATACAAATATGAAAACACTaaaaaacacatatatatacaaagaaTTATGGAAAAACCTAATgaactataaatatataaacgtTATTCATATCCTGAAagcacaaaataaaaaatattccttCCAGTTAATTTCAtcctttttaaatatatctaattattataaaagttTAGAAGATTTtgtaaaacatataattaaacATGAGGTATATACtttgttaaataaaaatattgaatgTCATACTAAGATGaaaattacatatttattagatAATATTACCACATtgttatgtataaataatttgaaaTTAGCATTCATTATAGATACACATATAACAACATGTTATTCAGAAATTCAACAAAACGAAAAACAGTTTCTTATAGATGTCGAAAATATTAAGCAAAATGATCTCGTTTTATACAAGACGTAtttacaacaaaaaaataattataatcaaaGATTTATAGACAAGGATGTGAAGAATGAAGAACATGTTATGGATGCTCAAAATGAAGAAACTATACATGACGACCAAAAAATGGAAATtaatatagaagaaaaaataaatcaaaatgaATTCATAATGCAACAAACACTTAATTCTAAAAAAGTTAGTTTTACAGAATCAGAAAATAAGGAAAAGCAAAGTGTAATAGAGGATACAAAAGATAATGTACATTATGACAACACAATAATGGATGAAGAACAGgttaaagatataaatgcTGTTAAAAAGTATGATATATCTAAATCTATTgattacaataatatatttaataatgataatgatatttGTATTGATAAATTGATAagtgataaagaaaaaaatgaattggctacattaaaaataataaaagattatgtttatatttatttagaaaaggttataaatgatataataaatatatcacatAAAGATTTAAATGATAGTATACGTTTTCTATTTTATACAATACATGATGAAATTGATGGTattaataaacaaattatttATGAGAAAAAATTCAGTATACATACTTTAACATTATGTCTAGATCtatttattaattctatattatatccatatatattttatattcatgaATTAAatgttcaaaataaaaacatgaccgaaaataatatttatcaaaaggttttaataatatttggaCAGACGTTACGAGAAATATCTATTTACATTTTCCAAATATATAACTTGGGAATGTATGATAACAATTTGAAGgtttttgtaaataatatcaagaataataatatgttgaAGAAGAGAAtaacaaatgaaaatatgttCTTCCTCGACGTCGCACAAAAG CTGTTCAATTGGATCATCAAGAATTTAGAATCACCCAGATATTACTCTCCTCTAAAGTGGTATTATGGTGAAAGCATAgaaaaatcatataaaaatgttgtacaagaaataataaatatcgaTAAATCTTCTTCAATTAAATGTGTTAACGAAAATGtagattataatattttatttagtaCTACCAATTTTAAAGATATTCTAACATTATGTTAttctataaataaagaatggaaattgaatatataa
- a CDS encoding porphobilinogen synthase — MLKSDVVLLLYILIINLICCLNGNSKKRAYILNTPKSSNCKRSSFRRWNNPVNNNNSQILSKNEGSIEDVYNKKISGRCNIKNFSKDINNNIYIETNRRERRIKRNKYLLSLYNNTNIKTSNFIYPLFIHEEDVEKKHTQLEGIYTYNVDGIIKEIEECIKLNIHHFMFFPVIREENKTVYCEESYNENSYFCKTISRIKEKFSDDIIVYTDVALDPYNIYGHDGIYDDNKKEILNDITVHTLVKQSLCLAKSGADVVCPSDSMDKRIELIRKNLDFHNFRDILILSYTCKYSSSMYKPFRSILNSNILKNFVKNKQSYQHDFNSYMDLNNVDKHIIEGADIIMVKPSMFYLDIIHKIKNRIKDDVQIPIAVYNVSGEYMMIKNYVKYLNEDINYENEIITELFKSYLRAGANIIITYFAKQYGLYMKKLYDKNIIIDDNSNNNFNIELTL, encoded by the exons atgttaaaatcAGATGTAGTGCTTTTATTgtatatacttataataaatttaatttgttGTCTTAATGGGAACTCTAAGAAAAGAgcttatattttaaatacacCTAAATCTtcaaat TGTAAGAGATCAAGTTTCAGAAGATGGAATAATCCCGTGAATAATAAT AATTCACAAATATTAAGTAAAAATGAAGGATCAATTGAAGatgtatataacaaaaagaTCAGTGGAAgatgtaatataaaaaacttCTCAAAGGatattaacaataatatatatatagaaactAATAGAAGGGAAAGACGTATAAAGAGGAATAAGTATTTACTTTCATTGTATAATAACACAAATATAAAGACATCGAACTTTATTTATCCATTATTTATACACGaagaa gatGTGGAAAAGAAACATACTCAATTAGAGGGTATTTATACTTATAACGTAGATggtataataaaagaaatagaggaatgtataaaattaaatattcatcATTTTATGTTCTTTCCAGTAATAAgggaagaaaataaaacagTGTATTGTGAAGAATCATATAACGAAAACAGCTACTTTTGTAAAACCATATCAcgaattaaagaaaaattttcaGATGACATTATAGTATATACAGATGTGGCATTAGATccatataacatatatggaCATGATGGAATATATGATGACAACAAAAAGGAAATACTCAATGATATTACTGTTCATACGCTTGTTAAGCAG TCTTTATGTTTGGCTAAGAGTGGAGCTGATGTTGTTTGCCCGAGTGATTCTATGGACAAAAGAATTGAActgataagaaaaaatttggactttcataattttagagatattttaattttatcttATACATGCAAATATTCCTCTAGTATGTATAAGCCGTTTCGATCAATCTTAAATTCTAACATATTGAAAAATTTTGTTAAAAACAAGCAATCTTATCAGCACGATTTTAATAGTTATATGGACCTAAACAATGTGGATAAAc ATATTATAGAGGGGGCTGATATAATAATGGTAAAACCATCAATGTTTTATTTAGACATAatacacaaaataaaaaatcgaATTAAAGATGATGTACAAATTCCTATTGCTGTTTATAACGTTTCTGGTgaatatatgatgataaagaattatgtgaaatatttaaatgaagatataaattatgaaaatgaaataataacaGAATTATTCAAAAGTTATTTAAGAGCTGGTgctaatattatcataacaTACTTTGCTAAGCAGTATggtttatatatgaaaaaattatatgataaaaatataataattgatgataattcaaataataattttaatatagaaTTAACtctatga
- a CDS encoding stromal-processing peptidase, putative, with protein MLKSDVVLLLYILIINLICCLNGNSKKRAYILNTPKSSNCKRSSFRRWNNPVNNNINELKEDEDLIKYELQNGLSNIIYKKRKSVNKKKYILNNENHVILPTYKISDEYKCYINPIDYNYEELHVYMEVNTGSVNEKKNQQGISHLCEHVSYMGSKNRKNIVDKNIRTNAYTDFHHIVFYISVSLNNEIYKENFYSDFKCDQFIKNIREEDIEDYDIYTVDEFNYKHAILSQCIDTMVEVLKGETQFNKERITKEKKAIFSEYSIINNIEYKMNSDIIKVLHKENRLSHRLPIGKLELLKRYGEKDVKEYFNLFFRPENVNFFVYGDVNVDIAQKLISSKLENIKGKDLKEQDKIYLNILNDRCTLRSRNKNLPAVFHMFGNNSDIKVKEEEEEEVKKNIQLEKNEKNIETKDEKFHINNNENITFKDTDENFQEDDYNNKKENDCNTYDDDNIIDLEKYKEFKRNENDIVCELKFRNYLKNKYGVNMEEEKLLNKNEMKNINTSFEIIKYSLNNVNINILLKEEIKSVRTLEDLKISVIKEVIFYCLSFRFNIHRNNLFNSIDINEYTNINEGATIRTIEIKTTIKAFEKTIECFYNFIKSLLKYGFSEDELLNYKMNEIDYEDDLKDVEEKKSGQIIDHQNISHDVSEAYTNSNKHSSKNMKLIHPHDDDYDDNHNDAEKDMNNKMNEQDEEYILDSTKINETYTDEIQKIIDYNTCQHIYLNEKREKKIKREIFEKLKLQEINNFAKQYFQYLFNIFNPYSNMKPHCVVIHVPSKNENLFHKNKIRKLFFNNIYSMNDVQNYSINIQNKLLSPHYVYENITKKLSQARYIIPQKRENKYSEDIFNFIVNKMEDHKNENIFDVNNMCLSLPFYGLSTNPDLNMFKKCYCIKENKDDHINNVNDHMNETKILPQITESSVQPSLPTSSKKSNNNLCVDMKEKPKTMEINNKYNNMHDDVVCDNRRNNLSEKGVTFLNLKNYVLSLKNQKEIENYELLNGIKVNLYKTKVDKKNIYMRLIIPHNDIIKKKKENVHLLLFSIICLFEGGEIENVTREHVEIHCSNKSINIYIDINDEYFFIDIYTHNKYENISSAFSILNNIILETKIENTALPRVVDKLKKDFFEYKNSLQSLLLGQTISYVTGGKIGYQNFEVSDTENITMDDVQRMLKHIFSDLSLFELTIVGDFSDFIHYYILHYLGTLQGKIIEQEGEKKRSDVCLKNNKDNIIIEKHRTNNLSNESYPINEKKKKNEDNGCKSNSEILLNDYYSMLCPFADFEEKSKNTTYVYIKEKEEHGIFLLVGKGANMYGFLSNGIHISFYLMEYLKRIINGEEKNKNCENIYKDEYICNELDKIKSQVLEDFHFEDKHNINEYLKKKKKLYTSPLFFNAVSYIIQYILNSKLFHYLREKKELTYDSSFEFISYEKYFAGFFTILVQTNPRDLELIKKEVLSCIELFTTNYNNFSDYLIENSKLSYLNKKNKDLKYFVDKISGMQLTHFPLKYKNKHILKDNILLNKIQKIDVLLVLFILFNQTKNYHISYGISAPHDIWKETYKNINKLY; from the exons atgttaaaatcAGATGTAGTGCTTTTATTgtatatacttataataaatttaatttgttGTCTTAATGGGAACTCTAAGAAAAGAgcttatattttaaatacacCTAAATCTtcaaat TGTAAGAGATCAAGTTTCAGAAGATGGAATAATCCCGTGAATAATAAT ATAAATGAATTAAAGGAAGACGAAGACCTAATAAAATATGAGCTACAAAATGGGTTAAgcaacataatatataagaaaaggaaaagcgtcaataaaaaaaaatatattttgaataatgAAAATCATGTAATTCTAccaacatataaaatatcagATGAATATAAGTGTTATATTAATCCAATagattataattatgaagaaCTACATGTTTATATGGAAGTAAATACAGGAAGTGTCAACGAAAAGAAAAATCAACAAGGAATTAGTCACTTGTGTGAGCATGTATCTTATATGGGTTctaa AAATCGGAAAAATATAgtggataaaaatattagaacGAACGCATACACCGATTTCCATCACATAGTGTTTTACATAAGCGTAAGTCTTAATAACGaaatttataaagaaaatttcTATAGCGATTTTAAGTGCGAccaatttataaaaaacataaGAGAAGAAGATATTGAAGATTATGACATATACACTGTAGATGAATTTAACTACAAGCATGCAATTTTATCACAATGTATCGATACCATGGTAGAAGTACTAAAGGGCGAAACACAATTTAATAAAGAGAGGATAACAAAAGAGAAGAAGGCCATTTTTTCAGAGTAcagtattataaataatatagaatataaaatgaattcagatataataaaagtattaCACAAAGAGAATag gTTAAGCCATAGATTGCCTATAGGTAAACTAGAATTACTAAAGCGATACGGAGAAAAAGATGTAAaggaatattttaatttattttttcgacCTGAGAACGtcaatttttttgtatatggTGATGTAAATGTTGATATAGCACAAAAGTTAATATCCAGCAAATTAGAGAATATTAAAGGTAAAGATCTTAAAGAGcaagataaaatatatttgaatatattaaatgatagATGTACCTTACGTTCtcgaaataaaaatttaccaGCAGTTTTTCATATGTTTGGTAATAATTCTGATATAAAGGTaaaggaagaagaagaagaagaagtaaaaaaaaatatacaactcgaaaaaaatgaaaaaaatatcgaAACGAAGGATGAAAAatttcatattaataataatgaaaatattacgTTTAAAGACACAGACGAAAATTTTCAAGAAGATgattataacaataaaaaggaaaatgatTGTAACacatatgatgatgataacatTATTGAtcttgaaaaatataaagaatttaaaAGGAATGAAAATGATATTGTGTGTGAATTAAAATTTaggaattatttaaaaaataaatatggtgTAAATATGGAAGAAGAGAAAttattaaacaaaaatgaaatgaaaaatataaatacaagttttgaaattataaaatattcattaaataatgtgaatataaatattttattaaaagaggAAATAAAAAGTGTACGAACATTAGAAGATTTGAAAATATCTGTTATAAAAGaagtaatattttattgtttatcCTTTAGATTTAATATACAtagaaataatttatttaatagtatagatattaatgaatatacaaatattaatgaAGGAGCTACTATACGGACTATAGAAATTAAGACAACCATAAAAGCGTTTGAAAAAACAATAgaatgtttttataattttattaaaagtttattaaaatatggtTTTAGTGAAGATGAAttgttaaattataaaatgaatgaaaTAGATTACGAAGATGATTTGAAAGAtgttgaagaaaaaaaaagtggaCAAATAATAGATCATCAAAATATATCACATGATGTTTCAGAAGCATATACTAATAGTAATAAGCATTCCtctaaaaatatgaaattaatACATCCACATGATGatgattatgatgataatcaTAATGATGCAGAAAAAGATATGAAcaataaaatgaatgaacaagatgaagaatatattttagatTCAACTAAAATTAATGAAACATATACTGAcgaaatacaaaaaattattgatTATAATACTTGtcaacatatatatcttaatGAGAAAAGAGAAAAGAAAATCAAAAGAGAAATATTTGAGAAACTAAAATtacaagaaataaataattttgctaaacaatattttcaatatttgtttaatatttttaatccATATTCTAATATGAAACCTCACTGCGTAGTTATACATGTTCCAtcgaaaaatgaaaatttatttcataaaaataaaattagaaaattattttttaacaatatatattccatGAATGATGTACAAAATTattctataaatatacaaaataaactTCTGTCACCTCATTAcgtatatgaaaatataacaaagaAATTATCTCAAGCACGATATATAATTCCtcaaaaaagagaaaataagTATTCAGAGGAtatctttaattttattgttaataaaatggaagatcataaaaatgaaaatatatttgatgttaataatatgtgTTTATCTTTACCATTTTATGGTTTATCTACCAACCCAGATTTAAACATGTTCAAAAAATGTTACTGTATAAAGGAAAACAAGGATGATCACATAAATAACGTAAACGATCATATGAATGAAACGAAAATATTACCACAAATAACCGAATCTTCTGTTCAACCGAGCTTACCCACTAGTTCTAAAAAAAGTAACAACAATCTTTGTGTTGATATGAAAGAGAAACCAAAAACAatggaaataaataataaatataataatatgcatGACGATGTTGTATGTGATAATAGAAGAAACAACTTATCTGAGAAAGGGGttacatttttaaatttaaagaaTTATGTTTTATCCTTAAAAAATCAGAAGGAAATAGAAAACTATGAATTGTTAAACGGTATCAaagtaaatttatataaaactaaagtagataagaaaaatatttatatgcgtTTAATTATTCCacataatgatataataaaaaagaaaaaagaaaatgtgcatcttttattattttctatcaTATGTTTATTTGAAGGAGGAGAAATAGAAAATGTTACTCGAGAGCATGTAGAAATTCATTGTAGTAATAAgagtattaatatatatattgatattaatgatgaatatttctttattgatatatatacacataataaatatgaaaatattagtTCAGCCTTttctatattaaataatataattttggaAACAAAAATAGAGAACACTGCTTTACCGAGGGTAGTTGATAAGTTAAAAAAGGATTTCTtcgaatataaaaatagtctacag tctCTTTTACTTGGTCAAACCATTTCGTACGTAACGGGAGGGAAAATAGGATACCAAAATTTTGAAGTTTCCGATACTGAAAATATTACCATGGATGATGTTCAAAGAATGttgaaacatatatttagTGATTTGTCCTTATTTGAATTAACTATTGTAGGTGATTTTTCTGATTTTATACATTactatatattacattatctTGGTACATTACAAGGGAAAATAATCGAACAAGAaggagaaaagaaaagatcagatgtatgtttaaaaaataataaggataatataataattgaaAAGCATCGTACAAATAACTTATCAAATGAGTCATATCccattaatgaaaaaaaaaaaaaaaatgaagataatggGTGTAAGTCTAATtctgaaatattattaaatgattattattcTATGTTATGTCCTTTTGCAGATTTTGAGGAAAAGTCAAAAAATACAacttatgtttatataaaagaaaaagaagaacatGGAATATTTCTATTAGTAGGAAAAGGAGCAAACATGTACGGATTTTTATCTAATGGGAtacatatatcattttatttaatggaatatttaaaaagaataattaatggggaagaaaaaaataagaattgtgaaaatatttataaagatgaatatatttgtaatgaattagacaaaataaaaagtcAAGTTTTAGAAGATTTTCATTTTGAagataaacataatataaatgaatatcttaaaaagaaaaaaaaattatatactaGTCCATTGTTTTTTAATGCagtttcatatattattcaatatatattaaatagtaaattatttcattatttaagagagaaaaaagaattaacaTATGATTCATCATTTGAATTTATAagttatgaaaaatattttgctGGCTTTTTTACTATACTAGTACAAACTAATCCTAGAGATTtggaattaataaaaaaagaggtATTATCATGTATAGAATTATTTACTACAAATTACAATAACTTCTCAGATTATTTAATTGAAAATTcaaaattatcatatttaaataaaaaaaataaagacttaaaatattttgtagATAAAATATCTGGTATGCAATTAACTCATTTcccattaaaatataaaaataaacatattttgaAAGATAATATACTATTGaataaaattcaaaaaattgATGTTCTTCTtgtattgtttatattatttaatcaaacaaaaaattatcatatatcTTATGGAATATCAGCTCCACACGATATATGGAAAGAAacctataaaaatataaacaagtTATACTAA